In a single window of the Streptomyces sp. NBC_00285 genome:
- a CDS encoding GuaB3 family IMP dehydrogenase-related protein, whose protein sequence is MTEIEIGRGKRGRRAYAFDDIAVVPSRRTRDPKEVSIAWQIDAYRFELPFLAAPMDSIVSPATAIRIGELGGLGVLNLEGLWTRYENPQPLLDEIAGLDVDNATRRLQEIYAAPIKEELIGQRIKEVRDAGVVTAAALSPQRTAQFSKAVVDAGVDIFVIRGTTVSAEHVSGSHEPLNLKQFIYELDVPVIVGGCATYTAALHLMRTGAAGVLVGFGGGAAHTTRNVLGIQVPMATAVADVAAARRDYMDESGGRYVHVIADGGVGWSGDLPKAIACGADAVMMGSPLARATDAPGKGNHWGMEAVNEELPRGKKVDLGTVGTIEEVLAGPSHIPDGSMNFFGALRRAMATTGYSELKEFQRVEVTVADSQHKR, encoded by the coding sequence GTGACTGAGATCGAGATCGGGCGCGGCAAGCGCGGCCGCCGGGCGTACGCCTTCGACGACATCGCCGTCGTCCCCAGCCGCCGTACGCGCGACCCGAAGGAGGTCTCGATCGCCTGGCAGATCGACGCCTACCGGTTCGAGCTGCCCTTCCTGGCCGCCCCCATGGACTCCATCGTCTCCCCGGCCACCGCGATCCGCATCGGTGAGCTCGGCGGCCTGGGCGTGCTGAACCTCGAAGGACTGTGGACGAGGTACGAGAACCCGCAGCCGCTGCTCGACGAGATCGCCGGGCTGGACGTGGACAACGCCACCCGCCGTCTGCAGGAGATCTACGCCGCTCCCATCAAGGAGGAGCTGATCGGGCAGCGCATCAAGGAGGTGCGCGACGCGGGTGTGGTCACCGCGGCCGCGCTCTCCCCGCAGCGCACGGCACAGTTCTCCAAGGCCGTCGTGGACGCGGGCGTGGACATCTTCGTCATCCGCGGTACGACGGTCTCGGCCGAGCACGTCTCCGGCTCGCACGAGCCGCTGAACCTGAAGCAGTTCATCTACGAGCTCGACGTCCCGGTGATCGTCGGCGGCTGCGCGACGTACACGGCGGCCCTGCACCTGATGCGCACCGGCGCGGCGGGCGTCCTGGTCGGCTTCGGCGGCGGCGCGGCACACACCACGCGCAACGTGCTGGGCATCCAGGTGCCGATGGCGACGGCGGTGGCCGATGTCGCCGCCGCCCGCCGTGACTACATGGACGAGTCCGGCGGCCGGTACGTCCACGTGATCGCCGACGGCGGTGTCGGCTGGTCCGGCGACCTGCCCAAGGCGATCGCCTGCGGCGCCGACGCGGTCATGATGGGCTCGCCGCTCGCCCGCGCGACGGACGCGCCGGGCAAGGGCAACCACTGGGGCATGGAGGCGGTCAACGAGGAACTGCCGCGCGGCAAGAAGGTCGACCTCGGCACGGTCGGCACCATCGAGGAGGTGCTGGCGGGCCCGTCGCACATTCCCGACGGCTCGATGAACTTCTTCGGAGCGCTGCGCCGGGCGATGGCCACGACCGGGTACAGCGAGCTGAAGGAGTTCCAGCGCGTCGAGGTCACGGTGGCCGACTCGCAGCACAAGCGGTAG
- a CDS encoding glycerol-3-phosphate dehydrogenase/oxidase — MRTATLGPAQRAESLAAMAERELDILVVGAGVVGAGTALDAVTRGLSVGLVEARDWASGTSSRSSKLIHGGLRYLEMLDFALVREALKERGLLLERLAPHLVKPVPFLYPLQHKGWERWYAGSGVALYDAMSMARGRGRGLPTHRHLSHRHALRVAPALRKDALVGALQYYDAQMDDARFVATLVRTATAYGAKTANRARVTGFLREGERVVGAKVQDVEAGGEYEIRAKQVVNATGVWTDDTQAMVGERGQFHVRASKGIHLVVPKDRINSSSGLILRTEKSVLFVIPWGRHWIIGTTDTDWDLDKAHPAASSADIDYLLEHVNSVLAVPLTRDDVQGVYAGLRPLLAGESDATSKLSREHTVAHPVPGLVVVAGGKYTTYRVMAKDAVDEAVHGLDARVAECVTEDVPLLGAEGYRALWNARARIAGRTGLHVVRVEHLLNRYGALAEEVLDLIASDATLGEPLHAADDYLRAEVVYAASHEGARHLDDVLTRRTRISIETFDRGVRSAREAAELMAPVLGWDKDQIEREVEHYEKRVEAERESQRQPDDLTADAARLGAPDIAPL; from the coding sequence GTGAGGACAGCGACACTGGGCCCGGCGCAACGCGCCGAGTCACTCGCAGCAATGGCCGAGCGTGAACTGGACATCCTGGTGGTGGGAGCCGGCGTGGTCGGTGCGGGAACCGCGCTCGACGCGGTGACCCGAGGCCTGTCCGTGGGGCTGGTCGAGGCGCGTGACTGGGCGTCCGGCACCTCCAGCCGCTCCAGCAAGCTGATCCACGGCGGCCTGCGCTATCTGGAGATGCTCGACTTCGCCCTCGTACGCGAGGCGTTGAAGGAACGCGGACTGCTGCTGGAGCGGCTCGCGCCGCATCTCGTGAAGCCGGTTCCCTTCCTGTACCCGTTGCAGCACAAGGGCTGGGAGCGGTGGTACGCCGGCTCGGGCGTCGCGCTCTACGACGCCATGTCGATGGCCCGCGGGCGCGGCCGGGGTCTGCCCACGCACCGGCACCTGAGCCACCGTCACGCCCTGCGCGTCGCGCCCGCCCTGCGGAAGGACGCACTGGTCGGGGCACTCCAGTACTACGACGCCCAGATGGACGACGCCCGCTTCGTGGCGACCCTCGTGCGCACGGCGACCGCCTACGGCGCGAAGACCGCCAACCGTGCGCGCGTGACCGGGTTCCTGCGCGAGGGCGAGCGCGTGGTCGGCGCCAAGGTGCAGGACGTCGAGGCGGGCGGCGAGTACGAGATCCGCGCCAAGCAGGTGGTCAACGCGACCGGGGTGTGGACCGACGACACCCAGGCGATGGTCGGGGAGCGGGGACAGTTCCACGTCCGCGCCTCCAAGGGCATCCACCTCGTCGTGCCCAAGGACCGCATCAACTCCTCCAGCGGGCTGATCCTGCGCACCGAGAAGTCCGTGCTGTTCGTCATCCCCTGGGGCCGGCACTGGATCATCGGCACGACCGACACCGACTGGGACCTCGACAAGGCGCACCCCGCCGCGTCCAGCGCCGACATCGACTACCTGCTGGAACACGTGAACTCGGTACTCGCCGTGCCGCTCACGCGGGACGACGTACAGGGCGTGTACGCGGGCCTTCGGCCGCTGCTCGCCGGTGAGTCGGACGCCACCAGCAAGCTCTCGCGCGAGCACACCGTGGCCCATCCGGTGCCGGGACTCGTCGTGGTGGCGGGCGGCAAGTACACGACCTACCGCGTGATGGCCAAGGACGCCGTCGACGAGGCGGTGCACGGGCTCGACGCCAGGGTCGCCGAGTGCGTCACCGAGGACGTGCCGCTGCTGGGCGCCGAGGGATACCGGGCGCTGTGGAACGCGCGGGCACGGATCGCGGGCCGCACCGGGCTGCACGTCGTCCGCGTGGAACACCTGCTGAACCGTTACGGCGCCCTCGCGGAGGAGGTCCTCGACCTCATCGCCTCGGACGCCACACTGGGCGAGCCGCTGCACGCCGCGGACGACTACCTGCGCGCCGAGGTCGTCTACGCCGCCTCGCACGAGGGTGCGCGGCACCTGGACGACGTGCTGACCCGGCGCACCCGCATCTCCATCGAGACCTTCGACCGGGGCGTGCGCTCCGCCCGCGAGGCCGCCGAGCTGATGGCGCCGGTGCTGGGCTGGGACAAGGACCAGATCGAGCGCGAGGTCGAGCACTACGAGAAGCGGGTGGAGGCCGAGCGGGAGTCGCAGCGACAGCCCGACGACCTGACGGCGGACGCGGCGCGGTTGGGGGCGCCGGACATCGCGCCCTTGTAG
- the guaB gene encoding IMP dehydrogenase: MTANVDGVPEKFATLGLTYDDVLLLPGASEVLPGAVDTSSRISRNVRVNIPLLSAAMDKVTESRMAIAMARLGGVGVLHRNLSVEDQVNQVDLVKRSESGMVTDPITVHPEATLAEADALCAKFRISGVPVTDPAGKLLGIVTNRDMAFESDRSRQVREVMTPMPLVTGQVGISGTDAIDLLRKHKIEKLPLVDDSGVLKGLITVKDFVKAEKYPNAAKDSEGRLLVGAAVGASPEALERAQALAAAGVDFLVVDTSHGHNSNALSWMSKIKSSVGVDVIGGNVATRDGAQALIDAGVDGIKVGVGPGSICTTRVVAGIGVPQVTAIYEASLAARSAGIPLIGDGGLQYSGDIGKALAAGADAVMLGSLLAGCEESPGELQFINGKQFKSYRGMGSLGAMQSRGQGRSYSKDRYFQAEVSSDDKLVPEGIEGQVPYRGPLANVLHQLVGGLRQTMGYVGAATIGEMETKGRFVRITSAGLKESHPHDIQMTVEAPNYSRK, encoded by the coding sequence ATGACTGCAAACGTCGACGGAGTGCCCGAGAAATTCGCGACGCTCGGGCTGACCTACGACGACGTGCTGCTGCTGCCGGGCGCCTCAGAGGTGCTCCCCGGCGCGGTCGACACCTCGTCCCGGATCTCCCGCAACGTACGGGTGAACATCCCGCTGCTCTCGGCGGCCATGGACAAGGTGACCGAGTCCCGCATGGCCATCGCGATGGCCCGCCTCGGCGGCGTCGGCGTGCTGCACCGCAACCTTTCCGTCGAGGACCAGGTCAACCAGGTCGACCTGGTGAAGCGGTCCGAGTCCGGGATGGTCACCGACCCGATCACCGTGCACCCGGAGGCGACCCTCGCCGAGGCCGACGCCCTGTGCGCCAAGTTCCGTATCAGCGGCGTCCCGGTCACCGACCCGGCCGGCAAGCTCCTCGGCATCGTCACCAACCGGGACATGGCCTTCGAGTCGGACCGCAGCCGTCAGGTGCGCGAGGTCATGACGCCGATGCCGCTGGTCACCGGCCAGGTCGGTATCTCCGGCACCGACGCCATCGACCTGCTGCGCAAGCACAAGATCGAGAAGCTGCCGCTCGTCGACGACTCCGGTGTCCTCAAGGGCCTGATCACCGTCAAGGACTTCGTCAAGGCGGAGAAGTACCCGAACGCCGCCAAGGACTCCGAGGGACGGCTCCTCGTCGGTGCCGCCGTCGGCGCCAGCCCCGAGGCCCTGGAGCGCGCCCAGGCGCTCGCCGCGGCCGGCGTGGACTTCCTGGTCGTCGACACCTCGCACGGACACAACAGCAACGCCCTCAGCTGGATGTCGAAGATCAAGTCGAGCGTCGGCGTCGACGTGATCGGCGGCAACGTCGCCACCCGCGACGGCGCCCAGGCGCTGATCGACGCCGGTGTCGACGGCATCAAGGTCGGTGTCGGACCGGGCTCCATCTGCACCACCCGCGTGGTCGCCGGTATCGGTGTCCCGCAGGTCACCGCCATCTACGAGGCCTCCCTCGCCGCCCGCTCCGCGGGTATCCCGCTGATCGGCGACGGCGGCCTGCAGTACTCCGGCGACATCGGCAAGGCCCTCGCCGCCGGTGCCGACGCCGTGATGCTGGGCTCGCTGCTGGCCGGCTGCGAGGAGTCCCCGGGCGAGCTGCAGTTCATCAACGGCAAGCAGTTCAAGTCGTACCGCGGCATGGGCTCGCTCGGCGCCATGCAGTCCCGCGGCCAGGGCCGGTCGTACTCGAAGGACCGCTACTTCCAGGCCGAGGTCTCCTCCGACGACAAGCTCGTGCCCGAGGGCATCGAGGGCCAGGTGCCCTACCGCGGCCCGCTGGCCAACGTGCTGCACCAGCTCGTCGGCGGACTGCGCCAGACCATGGGCTACGTGGGCGCGGCCACCATCGGCGAGATGGAGACCAAGGGCCGCTTCGTGCGGATCACCTCCGCGGGCCTCAAGGAGAGCCACCCGCACGACATCCAGATGACGGTCGAGGCGCCGAACTACAGCCGCAAGTAG
- a CDS encoding serine hydrolase domain-containing protein, translating into MPPLRTLLAVPVSLALLALAPVAFSAPPTPPPTPASSPAPAPVAAKNTAPPTDALLPLLVTQGDAPAAALLAREQSGTRYAEAGPGIARADHFRAGSITKTFIATVVLQLAAEHRLKLSDTVEQHLPGLVRGAGNDGRALTLRALLTHTSGLRDFTADTRGLVPLTPRQAVRIALTHPPAAPGRYSYSNTNYVVLGMVIQQVTGHSYAAEAERRIIAPLRLTGTSFPGSHASLPSPHGRAYTADGTDVTALDPRVAGAAGELVTTLADLDRFYTELLGGRLLSPNWLREMTDTRTAHGQYGMGLFPVKLPCGTTVWGHNGRITGSYVRTAATVGGRRVLTFRVNTTSIADPDLEPALLAAEFCPRIS; encoded by the coding sequence ATGCCACCGCTCCGGACACTCCTGGCGGTCCCGGTGTCCCTGGCGCTGCTCGCCCTGGCCCCGGTGGCCTTCTCTGCTCCCCCAACCCCACCCCCGACCCCGGCCTCGTCCCCCGCTCCCGCCCCGGTCGCGGCCAAGAACACGGCCCCGCCCACAGACGCACTGCTCCCCTTGCTGGTCACCCAGGGCGACGCACCCGCCGCGGCGCTCCTGGCCCGGGAGCAGAGCGGCACGCGTTACGCCGAGGCGGGTCCGGGAATCGCCCGCGCCGACCACTTCCGCGCCGGCAGCATCACCAAGACCTTCATCGCCACGGTCGTCCTCCAACTGGCCGCGGAACACCGGCTGAAGCTGTCCGACACCGTGGAGCAGCACCTGCCGGGCCTGGTGCGCGGTGCGGGCAACGACGGCCGCGCACTGACCCTGCGCGCACTCCTCACCCACACCAGCGGCCTGAGGGACTTCACCGCGGACACCCGGGGCTTGGTCCCCCTCACCCCTCGTCAGGCCGTCCGCATCGCGCTCACCCACCCCCCGGCCGCCCCCGGCCGCTACTCGTACTCGAACACCAACTACGTCGTGCTCGGCATGGTGATCCAGCAGGTCACCGGTCACTCCTACGCCGCCGAGGCCGAGCGGCGCATCATCGCTCCGCTACGTCTGACGGGCACCTCCTTTCCCGGCTCGCACGCCTCCCTCCCCTCCCCGCACGGCCGCGCCTACACCGCCGACGGGACGGACGTCACCGCACTCGACCCCCGGGTGGCCGGAGCCGCCGGCGAGTTGGTGACCACGCTCGCCGACCTGGACCGCTTCTACACGGAACTGCTCGGCGGCCGGCTGCTCTCCCCGAACTGGCTGCGCGAGATGACGGACACCCGCACCGCACACGGCCAGTACGGCATGGGACTGTTCCCGGTGAAGCTGCCGTGCGGCACGACGGTGTGGGGGCACAACGGCCGCATCACCGGCAGCTACGTGCGCACCGCAGCCACGGTCGGCGGCCGTCGTGTCCTCACCTTCCGTGTGAACACGACGTCGATCGCGGATCCCGACCTCGAACCGGCCCTGCTCGCCGCCGAGTTCTGCCCCCGCATCTCGTAG
- a CDS encoding nucleotide sugar dehydrogenase has protein sequence MPADLAVIGLGPYGLPLAQAAVAAGIPTLGYRTGPEAGSLSPAELRRMLSGGFRTAAGPAELGRVRTAVICAPTPPDPDGRLDLSQVEAAARTLAERLRPHTTVILESPVPPGTTEEFLRPILEEGSGLRAGRDFHLAYSPSRVDPGNRDFTPANTPKVIGGLTPACTESAAAFYSRLTDKVVRARGPREAETVQLLETNFRHVNIALVNEMAVLCHDLGVDLWDVIRCAETKPFGFQAFRPGPGVGGHAVSRDLTGGGPAGGRTLRMVELARQVNDQMPRYVVQRAAALLNEHGKSARGARILLLGVTYKPDLADQQGTPAQEVAVRLMELGAAVSYHDPHIPSWSVLDRPVPRADSLYEAAADADLTILLQQHRTYDLQGLSVKAQLLLDTRGATPTGAAHRL, from the coding sequence ATGCCCGCAGATCTCGCCGTGATCGGACTCGGCCCCTACGGACTGCCGCTGGCCCAGGCCGCCGTCGCCGCCGGCATCCCCACCCTCGGCTACCGCACCGGGCCCGAGGCCGGCTCCCTCAGCCCCGCCGAACTGCGCCGAATGCTCTCGGGGGGCTTCCGGACGGCCGCGGGCCCCGCCGAACTCGGCCGGGTGCGTACGGCGGTCATCTGCGCGCCGACCCCGCCGGACCCGGACGGCCGTCTGGACCTGAGCCAGGTCGAGGCGGCGGCCCGTACCCTCGCCGAGCGCCTGCGCCCGCACACCACGGTGATCCTGGAGTCCCCCGTCCCCCCGGGCACCACCGAGGAGTTCCTGCGCCCGATCCTCGAAGAGGGCTCGGGCCTGCGCGCGGGCCGCGACTTCCACCTGGCCTACTCCCCGAGCCGCGTCGACCCGGGCAACCGCGACTTCACGCCCGCCAACACCCCCAAGGTGATCGGCGGCCTCACGCCCGCGTGCACGGAATCGGCCGCCGCGTTCTACTCGCGCCTGACCGACAAGGTGGTACGCGCGCGTGGCCCACGCGAGGCGGAGACGGTCCAGCTCCTGGAGACCAACTTCCGGCACGTCAACATCGCCCTCGTCAACGAGATGGCCGTCCTGTGCCACGACCTCGGCGTCGACCTGTGGGACGTCATCCGCTGCGCGGAGACGAAGCCCTTCGGCTTCCAGGCGTTCCGTCCCGGCCCCGGCGTCGGCGGCCACGCGGTCTCCCGCGACCTGACCGGCGGCGGCCCCGCGGGCGGCCGCACCCTGCGCATGGTCGAACTCGCACGGCAGGTCAACGACCAGATGCCCCGTTACGTCGTCCAGCGTGCCGCCGCCCTGCTCAACGAGCACGGCAAGTCCGCGCGCGGCGCCCGGATCCTCCTCCTCGGCGTCACCTACAAGCCCGACCTCGCCGACCAGCAGGGCACCCCCGCCCAGGAGGTCGCCGTACGCCTGATGGAACTCGGCGCCGCCGTCAGCTACCACGACCCGCACATCCCGTCCTGGAGCGTCCTGGACCGCCCGGTCCCCCGCGCGGACTCCCTCTACGAGGCGGCGGCCGACGCGGACCTGACGATCCTGCTCCAGCAGCACCGGACGTACGACCTGCAGGGACTGTCGGTGAAGGCGCAGCTGCTGCTGGACACGCGGGGGGCTACGCCGACAGGGGCGGCGCATCGGCTGTGA